A genomic window from Gemmatimonadota bacterium includes:
- a CDS encoding OsmC family protein, giving the protein MSQAITDAREPATVSGAVNGIEMEALRETLGAIEADPSLARSKFRARNTWIGGNLNRTTITEFYAAGQDIPHASAFQLQADEPALLAGGDSAPNPVEHLLNALVACLTTSLVAHAAVRGINIYELESEVEGDIDLTGYLGLSNDVPRGYTDIRVNFKVKSDAENMDMLKRLALFSPVFSTITQGANVDVRVSPSQVKEAEK; this is encoded by the coding sequence ATGTCACAAGCGATCACAGACGCTCGCGAGCCCGCGACGGTCTCCGGAGCGGTCAACGGCATCGAGATGGAAGCGCTGCGCGAGACGCTCGGCGCCATCGAGGCGGACCCGAGCCTTGCGCGGTCCAAGTTCCGCGCGCGCAACACGTGGATCGGCGGAAACCTCAATCGTACGACCATCACTGAGTTCTACGCTGCGGGCCAGGACATCCCCCACGCGAGCGCGTTCCAGCTCCAGGCGGACGAGCCGGCGCTGCTGGCAGGCGGTGACTCCGCGCCCAACCCGGTCGAGCACCTCCTCAACGCCCTCGTGGCCTGCCTCACGACGAGCCTGGTCGCCCACGCCGCGGTGCGGGGAATCAACATCTACGAGCTCGAGTCGGAGGTGGAAGGCGACATCGACCTCACCGGCTACCTGGGTCTCTCCAACGACGTACCGAGGGGCTACACGGATATCCGCGTCAACTTCAAGGTGAAGTCGGACGCCGAGAACATGGACATGCTGAAGCGCCTGGCCCTGTTCTCTCCCGTGTTCAGCACGATCACCCAGGGAGCGAACGTGGATGTGCGGGTGTCGCCCAGCCAAGTGAAGGAGGCTGAGAAATGA